A region from the Rheinheimera mangrovi genome encodes:
- the secG gene encoding preprotein translocase subunit SecG, which produces MYELFIVLYLLVALALIVLVLIQHGKGADMGASFGAGGSATIFGSSGTGNFLTRTTTVLATLFFALSLLLGNLSTGRVKAVDEWQDLSVPVETKAADAVEEKKPASDIPVGN; this is translated from the coding sequence ATGTACGAATTGTTTATTGTATTGTATCTGTTAGTCGCATTAGCGCTGATCGTTCTGGTGTTAATCCAGCACGGTAAAGGTGCTGATATGGGCGCGTCATTTGGTGCCGGCGGTTCAGCCACTATTTTTGGCTCTTCAGGTACAGGTAACTTCTTAACTCGTACTACGACAGTACTGGCAACGTTGTTTTTCGCTTTAAGTCTGTTATTGGGTAACCTGAGTACAGGCCGTGTGAAAGCTGTAGACGAATGGCAGGATTTATCTGTGCCTGTCGAAACTAAAGCAGCTGACGCAGTAGAAGAGAAAAAGCCAGCATCAGATATTCCTGTAGGGAACTGA
- the infB gene encoding translation initiation factor IF-2 — translation MADVTIEKLASDVNTTVDRIIQQFADAGITKHAGQMVNEEEKKTLLDHLSRAHGGQSAEPSKLTLVRKEKTTLSVAGGAGRNREIQVEVRKQKTFVKRPSGEEAAKLAEEERIAAEQAAEAAKREQERLAEEQKVKEEANRKAKEEAERKAAEQKKRDEAKHAQLMKDDPEEAARRAAKEEAKREAERIKAQQEAELLRKMEAEAKQQAEAARRLAEENAERWAKEETKPAEEADYHLTSNVYAKQAEDEVDAREERGGRRTTKKAPAGKAKKKDDVDDKDAFNRANRHKKKKTPVSMQHGFNKPAQPVEREVKIGETITVAELASKMAVKASEVIKVMMKMGAMATINQVIDQETAAIVCEEMGHKFTLTKENELEEAVMSDREGQGELEPRAPVVTVMGHVDHGKTSTLDYIRKAKVAAGEAGGITQHIGAYHVETERGMVTFLDTPGHAAFTSMRARGAKATDIVVLVVAADDGVMPQTKEAIQHAKAAGVPLVVAVNKMDKPDADPDRVRNELSQYGVISEEWGGDTQFVPISAKTGMGIDDLLEAILNQAELLELKAVKKGLARGVVIESRLDKGRGPVASILVQEGTLQQGEIVLCGFEYGRVRAMRDENGKEIKVAGPSIPVEILGLSGVPQAGDEVTVVKDERKAREVALYRQGKFRDVKLARQQKSKLENMFANMSEGDVAELNIVLKADVQGSVEAISESLSRLSTDEVKIKIIGSGVGGITETDATLAAASSAIIIGFNVRAEGTARKIIEEENLDLRYYSIIYELLDEVRAAMTGMLAPEFKQQIIGLAQVRAVFRSPKFGAIAGCMVTEGVIKRNAPIRVLRDNVVIFEGELESLRRVKDDVSEVRNGFECGIGVKNYNDVREGDQIEVFEVVQVERTL, via the coding sequence ATGGCAGATGTAACCATAGAAAAACTGGCCAGTGACGTCAATACGACTGTTGATCGTATAATCCAACAGTTTGCGGATGCAGGCATAACAAAACACGCAGGCCAAATGGTCAATGAGGAAGAGAAAAAAACTCTTCTGGATCACTTAAGTCGAGCCCACGGTGGTCAGTCCGCTGAACCGTCCAAACTGACGTTAGTGCGTAAAGAAAAAACCACTCTGAGTGTGGCTGGTGGCGCTGGCCGCAACCGCGAGATTCAGGTTGAAGTGCGCAAACAAAAGACTTTTGTTAAACGTCCTTCTGGCGAAGAAGCTGCAAAGCTGGCTGAAGAGGAACGTATTGCCGCTGAACAAGCTGCAGAAGCAGCAAAACGCGAGCAAGAGCGTTTAGCTGAAGAGCAAAAAGTGAAAGAAGAAGCTAACCGTAAAGCGAAAGAAGAAGCTGAACGTAAAGCGGCAGAACAGAAAAAACGTGACGAAGCTAAACATGCTCAGTTAATGAAAGACGATCCGGAAGAAGCGGCTCGTCGCGCAGCGAAAGAAGAAGCGAAGCGTGAAGCTGAGCGTATCAAAGCGCAACAGGAAGCTGAATTGTTACGTAAAATGGAAGCTGAAGCCAAACAGCAAGCTGAAGCCGCACGTCGTTTAGCTGAAGAAAACGCCGAGCGTTGGGCCAAAGAAGAAACCAAGCCGGCAGAAGAAGCTGATTATCACTTAACCAGCAACGTGTACGCTAAGCAAGCTGAAGACGAAGTGGATGCCCGTGAAGAACGTGGTGGTCGTCGTACTACGAAAAAAGCTCCGGCTGGTAAAGCGAAGAAAAAAGATGATGTGGATGATAAAGACGCCTTTAACCGCGCTAATCGCCACAAGAAAAAGAAAACACCAGTTAGCATGCAGCATGGTTTTAACAAACCAGCTCAGCCGGTAGAACGTGAAGTCAAAATTGGCGAAACCATCACTGTAGCTGAATTAGCTTCGAAGATGGCAGTTAAAGCTTCTGAAGTGATCAAAGTCATGATGAAAATGGGTGCTATGGCAACCATTAACCAGGTGATTGATCAGGAAACTGCAGCTATCGTTTGTGAAGAAATGGGCCACAAGTTCACTCTGACTAAAGAAAACGAGCTGGAAGAAGCGGTCATGTCAGACCGTGAAGGTCAGGGCGAGTTAGAGCCTCGTGCTCCTGTTGTTACCGTTATGGGTCACGTTGACCACGGTAAAACTTCGACACTGGATTACATCCGTAAAGCAAAAGTAGCAGCTGGCGAAGCCGGTGGTATTACTCAGCACATCGGTGCATACCATGTAGAAACTGAACGCGGTATGGTGACCTTCCTGGATACACCAGGTCACGCGGCATTTACTTCAATGCGTGCCCGTGGTGCCAAGGCAACAGACATAGTCGTCCTTGTTGTGGCTGCAGACGATGGCGTGATGCCACAAACCAAAGAAGCTATTCAGCACGCGAAAGCGGCTGGCGTACCCTTGGTTGTTGCAGTGAACAAAATGGACAAACCGGATGCAGATCCGGATCGCGTTCGTAACGAATTGTCTCAGTACGGCGTTATTTCTGAAGAGTGGGGCGGTGATACTCAATTCGTGCCTATCTCTGCAAAAACAGGCATGGGTATAGATGACCTGCTGGAAGCTATACTGAACCAGGCTGAACTGTTGGAATTAAAAGCAGTGAAGAAAGGTCTGGCTCGTGGTGTTGTTATTGAATCACGTCTGGACAAAGGCCGTGGTCCTGTGGCATCCATCCTGGTTCAGGAAGGTACATTGCAACAAGGCGAAATCGTGCTTTGTGGTTTTGAGTACGGCCGTGTTCGTGCGATGCGCGATGAAAACGGTAAAGAAATCAAAGTGGCAGGCCCATCTATTCCGGTAGAGATTTTAGGTCTTTCCGGTGTGCCGCAAGCTGGTGATGAAGTGACAGTAGTGAAAGACGAGCGTAAAGCCCGTGAAGTAGCACTGTACCGTCAGGGTAAATTCCGTGACGTCAAACTGGCTCGTCAGCAAAAATCTAAGCTGGAAAACATGTTTGCCAACATGTCTGAAGGCGATGTGGCTGAACTGAACATAGTTCTGAAAGCTGACGTACAAGGTTCTGTGGAAGCAATCAGCGAGTCACTGAGCCGTCTGTCGACTGATGAAGTGAAAATCAAAATCATCGGTAGTGGTGTGGGTGGTATTACTGAAACCGACGCAACGCTTGCAGCTGCATCATCGGCTATCATCATCGGCTTTAACGTGCGTGCCGAAGGCACTGCCCGTAAGATCATTGAAGAAGAGAACCTGGACTTACGTTACTACAGCATCATTTATGAACTGTTAGACGAAGTTCGTGCCGCCATGACAGGTATGTTAGCTCCTGAGTTCAAACAACAGATCATTGGTCTGGCTCAGGTTCGTGCAGTGTTCCGTTCACCGAAGTTTGGCGCTATCGCAGGCTGTATGGTGACCGAAGGTGTGATTAAACGTAACGCACCAATTCGTGTACTGCGTGACAACGTGGTTATTTTCGAAGGTGAACTGGAGTCCCTGCGTCGTGTTAAAGACGACGTCTCCGAAGTACGCAACGGCTTCGAGTGTGGTATCGGCGTGAAGAACTACAACGACGTGCGTGAAGGCGACCAGATTGAAGTGTTTGAAGTGGTTCAGGTTGAACGTACTTTATAA
- the nlpI gene encoding lipoprotein NlpI, translating into MLLKLSKVSDLTKSAVLLAALLALGACAQKPSTEVAVLVENPLAPEPVPASYRTEIAIARISELLTKAETTDEQRARLFYDRGVMYDSVGLRSLARFDFLRALRLQPDMADAYNFIGIHHTLVGNYTEAYESFDAALELAPDYDYAYLNRGIALLYDSKTDLAVGDFESFYLAKPEDPYRSLWLYFADAKLSVPEAQARLALNQTKLDQDHWASNIVAFYLGKISEKELLDSAVNVNSDPQQLAERLCEVYFYLAKWHEQQNPTKALDYYKKVLATNVYEFVEHRYARIEMNRLRGLDADQAPVN; encoded by the coding sequence ATGCTGTTGAAGCTCAGTAAGGTCTCTGACCTGACCAAAAGTGCAGTGCTGCTTGCAGCACTGCTGGCTCTGGGCGCTTGCGCCCAGAAACCTTCAACTGAAGTAGCTGTACTGGTGGAGAATCCACTGGCACCAGAACCAGTTCCTGCCTCTTACCGCACTGAAATCGCGATAGCGCGAATTTCTGAGCTGTTGACCAAAGCCGAAACTACAGATGAACAACGTGCCCGGTTATTTTACGACCGTGGTGTGATGTATGACAGTGTAGGTTTGCGTTCTTTGGCTCGCTTTGATTTTCTGCGGGCTTTGCGATTACAGCCTGATATGGCGGATGCCTATAACTTTATTGGTATTCACCATACCTTAGTGGGCAACTACACCGAAGCCTATGAGTCATTTGATGCTGCTTTAGAGTTGGCACCAGATTATGATTATGCCTATTTAAACCGGGGTATAGCTCTGCTGTATGACAGTAAAACCGATCTGGCCGTAGGCGACTTTGAGTCGTTTTATCTGGCTAAGCCAGAAGATCCATACCGCTCATTGTGGTTGTATTTTGCTGATGCCAAGTTATCCGTACCTGAAGCTCAGGCGCGTTTAGCCTTGAATCAGACGAAGTTGGATCAGGACCATTGGGCCAGCAACATAGTAGCTTTTTATCTGGGCAAAATTTCAGAAAAAGAGTTATTGGACAGCGCAGTCAATGTTAATTCCGATCCACAGCAACTGGCTGAACGTTTATGTGAAGTTTATTTCTATCTGGCCAAATGGCACGAACAACAAAACCCAACTAAGGCGCTGGATTACTATAAAAAAGTACTGGCAACTAACGTGTATGAGTTTGTTGAACACCGTTATGCCCGCATCGAAATGAACAGGCTGCGTGGTTTAGATGCAGATCAAGCCCCGGTTAACTAA
- the nusA gene encoding transcription termination factor NusA: MAKEILLVVDAVSNEKSVPREKIFQALEYALAAATKKKNEGDIEVRVSIDRKTGAYETFRRWLVIPDDQVQEHPYREITLSAAQYDEPQLKVGDYVEEQIDSITFDRITTQMAKQVIVQKVREAERSQVVEAYVDQVGELVTGVVKKVNRDSIIVDLGNNAEAMLAKEEMLPRETFRPGDRIRTLLYEVKPEARGAQLFLSRTRPEMLIELFRIEVPEIGEEMIEIRGAARDPGSRAKIAVKTNDRRIDPVGACVGMRGSRVQAVSSELTGERVDIVLFDDNPAQFVINAMSPAEVASIIVDEDKHSMDIAVEDSNLAMAIGRAGQNVRLASQLTGWELNVMTVSAMKAKHQEENAKVLDLFMTALEIDEDFAGVLVDEGFSTLEEIAYVPVSELLSIDGLDEDTVEELRKRAKAVLTTRALASEESLEGSEPSEALVNLPGVGTHTAYVLASKGVITLDDLAELGVDDLIEIEKMTEEKAAELIMAARNIVWFSEDK, translated from the coding sequence ATGGCTAAAGAAATTTTATTAGTAGTTGACGCGGTATCGAACGAAAAATCAGTTCCGCGCGAGAAAATTTTCCAGGCGTTAGAGTACGCGTTAGCGGCTGCCACTAAAAAGAAAAACGAAGGCGACATCGAAGTCCGCGTAAGCATAGATCGTAAAACCGGTGCCTATGAAACTTTCCGCCGCTGGTTGGTGATCCCGGATGACCAGGTACAAGAACATCCGTACCGCGAAATCACCTTGTCTGCTGCTCAATATGACGAACCTCAATTAAAAGTAGGCGATTATGTTGAAGAGCAAATCGACTCTATTACTTTTGACCGTATCACCACGCAAATGGCGAAACAGGTCATAGTGCAAAAGGTCCGTGAAGCTGAGCGTTCACAGGTAGTGGAAGCTTATGTCGATCAGGTTGGCGAATTAGTCACTGGCGTGGTTAAGAAAGTAAACCGTGACAGCATCATCGTCGACTTAGGTAACAATGCAGAAGCTATGTTAGCTAAAGAAGAGATGTTGCCACGTGAGACTTTCCGTCCGGGTGATCGTATCCGTACTTTATTATATGAAGTAAAACCAGAAGCCCGTGGTGCTCAGCTGTTTTTAAGCCGTACCCGTCCGGAAATGCTGATCGAATTATTCCGTATCGAAGTGCCGGAAATCGGCGAAGAGATGATCGAAATCCGTGGAGCTGCCCGCGATCCGGGTTCACGCGCTAAGATTGCAGTGAAAACCAATGACCGTCGTATCGACCCTGTGGGTGCTTGTGTCGGTATGCGTGGTTCACGTGTTCAGGCTGTGTCCAGCGAGTTAACGGGTGAGCGTGTTGATATCGTTTTATTCGACGACAACCCGGCTCAGTTTGTGATCAATGCCATGTCTCCGGCCGAAGTGGCGTCCATCATAGTGGATGAAGACAAACACTCTATGGATATAGCCGTCGAAGACAGCAACCTGGCCATGGCCATAGGTCGTGCTGGTCAAAACGTCCGTTTAGCCAGTCAGCTGACCGGCTGGGAACTCAACGTGATGACAGTGTCTGCAATGAAAGCCAAACACCAGGAAGAAAATGCCAAGGTGTTGGACTTGTTTATGACGGCGCTGGAAATTGATGAAGATTTTGCTGGTGTATTAGTAGACGAAGGCTTCTCCACTTTAGAAGAAATCGCCTATGTACCAGTCAGCGAACTTCTTTCTATCGACGGATTAGATGAAGACACGGTAGAAGAATTACGTAAACGTGCTAAAGCCGTATTAACCACACGTGCTCTGGCCAGCGAAGAATCACTGGAAGGCTCTGAGCCTAGTGAAGCATTAGTTAATCTGCCAGGTGTTGGTACCCACACAGCTTATGTGTTGGCCAGCAAAGGTGTCATCACTCTTGATGATCTGGCAGAGCTTGGGGTAGATGATTTGATTGAAATCGAAAAAATGACTGAAGAAAAAGCGGCAGAGCTGATTATGGCTGCCCGCAATATTGTTTGGTTCAGTGAAGACAAATAA
- the rpsO gene encoding 30S ribosomal protein S15, translating to MSLTTAEKAQILADFAVKQGDTGSPEVQVALLTATIAKLQPHFADHKHDHHSRRGLLRMVSQRRKLLDYLKGKDAQRYATLIERLGLRR from the coding sequence ATGTCACTAACTACAGCTGAAAAAGCGCAAATCTTAGCAGATTTCGCTGTTAAACAAGGCGATACCGGTTCACCAGAAGTACAAGTTGCATTATTAACTGCAACTATTGCTAAGTTACAACCGCACTTTGCTGACCACAAACACGATCACCACTCACGTCGTGGCCTGTTACGTATGGTTAGCCAACGTCGTAAGTTATTAGATTACTTAAAAGGCAAAGACGCTCAGCGTTACGCTACTCTGATCGAGCGTTTAGGTCTGCGTCGTTAA
- the truB gene encoding tRNA pseudouridine(55) synthase TruB, which yields MARRAVHGILLLDKPLEISSNGVLQRVRWLYQAEKAGHTGALDPLASGLLPICFGEATKFCQFLLDTDKTYLVTAHFGLRTDTSDAAGEIISRRPVTFDQAMLEQQMQQFRGPVMQVPTMFSALKYQGQPLYKYARQGIEVPREARPITIFRFELQQFDGEYASFLVHCSKGTYIRTLIDDLGEALGSGAYVSALRRIHVGPFHAAQMLTQEDLVPLNDKQDWAGLDALLLPMDLALTDLPELQLNEAQQKRLVHGQTVLLTESELADLGTEAADAIKLYGPAQQFIGVASLDSGVLSVRRLLNTSVWQAPAL from the coding sequence ATGGCGCGTCGTGCAGTCCACGGCATACTGTTACTGGATAAGCCGTTAGAAATTTCCAGCAACGGAGTTTTGCAGCGGGTGCGCTGGTTGTATCAGGCGGAAAAGGCAGGTCATACCGGAGCTTTGGATCCGTTGGCCAGTGGTTTATTGCCGATTTGCTTTGGCGAAGCCACCAAGTTTTGTCAGTTCTTACTGGACACAGACAAAACCTATCTGGTGACAGCGCATTTTGGTTTACGTACCGACACCAGCGACGCTGCAGGCGAAATCATCAGCCGCAGGCCTGTAACTTTTGATCAGGCCATGCTTGAGCAGCAAATGCAGCAGTTCCGTGGTCCTGTGATGCAGGTTCCGACTATGTTTTCTGCTCTGAAGTACCAGGGGCAGCCGCTGTATAAATATGCCCGTCAAGGCATTGAAGTACCTCGTGAAGCCAGGCCAATCACTATTTTTCGCTTTGAATTGCAGCAGTTTGACGGCGAATACGCCAGCTTTCTGGTGCATTGCAGCAAAGGCACTTATATCCGTACCTTGATTGATGATTTAGGTGAAGCTTTGGGCTCTGGCGCTTATGTCAGTGCGTTGCGCCGTATTCATGTTGGCCCTTTTCATGCGGCACAAATGCTGACGCAGGAAGACCTGGTGCCGCTGAACGATAAGCAGGATTGGGCTGGTTTAGATGCGTTGCTGCTGCCTATGGATTTAGCCTTAACTGACTTACCAGAGCTGCAACTGAATGAAGCCCAACAAAAGCGTTTAGTGCATGGTCAGACTGTGCTGTTAACTGAATCTGAACTGGCCGATTTAGGCACAGAAGCGGCTGACGCTATTAAACTTTATGGCCCTGCGCAGCAGTTTATTGGTGTGGCTTCGTTAGACTCAGGTGTACTGTCGGTTCGACGTTTACTCAATACCAGTGTGTGGCAAGCACCAGCATTATAA
- the rbfA gene encoding 30S ribosome-binding factor RbfA, with protein sequence MAKEFTRVDRLSQQMQQEIAVILQREIKDPRLHNMITVSDVDVSRDLSHAKIYVTFLGLEADKVKANLDILNDACGYIRSLIAKRIQARIVPTIRFYFDQSLDQGIRMANLVEQVRREDDKRRIEAGQEPDRKPKVAQDEEE encoded by the coding sequence ATGGCTAAAGAATTTACCCGGGTAGACCGTCTGTCGCAGCAAATGCAACAGGAAATCGCAGTGATTTTACAACGTGAAATCAAAGACCCACGTTTGCACAATATGATTACCGTGTCTGACGTAGACGTATCGCGTGACTTATCGCACGCCAAAATTTATGTGACTTTTTTAGGCTTAGAAGCCGACAAAGTAAAAGCGAACCTGGATATTTTAAACGACGCCTGTGGTTATATCCGCAGTCTAATCGCTAAACGCATTCAGGCCCGTATAGTACCTACGATACGTTTTTACTTTGACCAGTCGTTGGATCAGGGTATTCGTATGGCCAACCTGGTCGAACAGGTACGCCGCGAAGATGACAAACGCCGTATTGAGGCGGGTCAGGAGCCTGATCGTAAGCCTAAAGTGGCGCAGGACGAGGAAGAGTAA
- the pnp gene encoding polyribonucleotide nucleotidyltransferase: MNPIVKSFQFGQHTITLETGVIARQADAAVLASMGDTSVLVTVVGKKQPKPGQDFFPLTVNYQEKTYAAGRIPGGFFKREGRPSEGETLISRLIDRPIRPLFPEGFTNEVQVIATVVSVQPEIQPDIISIIGTSAALAISGIPFSGPLGAARVGYVNNQYILNPSEAELKDSKLDLVVAGTANAVLMVESEAGVLSEDVMLGAVVFGHDQMQTVINAINEFAAAAAKPAWNWVAPAKNETLSSKIAGLATAPVGEAYRITEKAKRYEAIGAIKAEVFAQIKAELAEGESFDETEANEIFHNLESKIVRSRIIKGEPRIDGRDNEMVRALSVMTGLLPRTHGSALFTRGETQALVTCTLGTARDAQTVDDLLSEKTDHFLFHYNFPPFSVGETGMVGSPKRREIGHGRLAKRGVAAVMPDFNDFPYTVRMVSEITESNGSSSMASVCGSSLALMDAGVPIKASVAGIAMGLVKEGDDFVVLSDILGDEDHLGDMDFKVAGTTEGITALQMDIKIEGITREIMQIALKQAKAARIHILNVMDQAISTHREELSEHAPRIYTLKINPEKIRDVIGKGGAVIRQITEESGTTIEIEDDGTVKIAATNSQAANIAINKIEAITAEIEVGAVYQGEVVRIVDFGAFVNVLPGKDGLVHISQISDERVSNVADHLAIGQKVAVKVMEVDKQGRVRLSIKEAQDKPAAVESADAVEAQ, encoded by the coding sequence GTGAACCCCATCGTAAAATCATTCCAGTTTGGCCAACACACTATTACTCTGGAAACCGGCGTTATCGCCCGTCAAGCTGACGCGGCTGTATTGGCCAGCATGGGTGATACCTCTGTGTTAGTCACAGTGGTAGGTAAAAAACAACCTAAACCTGGTCAGGATTTCTTCCCTCTGACCGTAAACTACCAGGAAAAAACTTATGCGGCAGGCCGCATCCCTGGTGGTTTTTTCAAGCGTGAAGGCCGTCCGTCAGAAGGCGAGACGTTAATTTCACGTTTAATCGACCGTCCAATCCGTCCATTATTCCCTGAAGGCTTCACCAATGAAGTTCAGGTTATTGCCACTGTAGTTTCAGTACAACCTGAAATTCAGCCGGACATTATCTCTATCATCGGTACTTCTGCTGCGCTGGCTATCTCTGGTATCCCGTTCAGTGGTCCATTAGGCGCGGCTCGTGTTGGCTATGTAAACAACCAATACATATTAAACCCATCAGAAGCTGAATTAAAAGACAGCAAATTAGATTTAGTCGTAGCTGGTACTGCAAACGCTGTACTGATGGTTGAATCTGAAGCTGGTGTGTTATCAGAAGACGTGATGTTAGGTGCTGTGGTATTTGGTCACGACCAGATGCAAACAGTGATCAACGCTATCAATGAATTTGCCGCTGCTGCTGCAAAACCAGCCTGGAATTGGGTTGCTCCTGCTAAAAACGAAACGCTGAGCAGTAAAATTGCAGGTCTGGCAACAGCCCCTGTTGGCGAAGCATACCGTATCACTGAAAAAGCCAAACGTTACGAAGCTATTGGCGCTATCAAAGCTGAAGTTTTTGCTCAAATCAAAGCTGAGTTAGCTGAAGGCGAGAGCTTTGACGAAACTGAAGCCAACGAAATTTTCCACAACCTGGAAAGTAAAATTGTACGTAGCCGCATTATCAAAGGCGAGCCACGTATCGACGGTCGTGACAACGAAATGGTTCGTGCTTTAAGCGTGATGACTGGTTTATTACCTCGTACACACGGTTCAGCTTTGTTCACTCGTGGTGAAACTCAGGCGTTAGTGACCTGTACTTTAGGTACTGCCCGTGACGCGCAAACTGTTGATGATTTGCTGAGTGAAAAAACCGACCACTTCCTGTTCCACTACAACTTCCCTCCGTTTTCAGTAGGTGAGACGGGTATGGTAGGTTCTCCTAAGCGTCGTGAAATTGGTCACGGCCGTTTAGCGAAACGTGGTGTAGCAGCAGTAATGCCTGATTTCAACGACTTCCCGTACACAGTACGTATGGTATCTGAAATCACTGAATCTAACGGTTCAAGCTCTATGGCTTCTGTTTGTGGTTCTTCATTAGCGCTGATGGATGCTGGTGTACCTATCAAAGCTTCTGTTGCCGGTATCGCTATGGGTCTGGTGAAAGAAGGCGACGATTTCGTAGTTCTGTCTGATATTTTAGGTGATGAAGATCACTTAGGTGACATGGACTTTAAAGTGGCTGGTACTACTGAAGGTATCACTGCACTGCAGATGGATATCAAAATTGAAGGTATCACTCGCGAGATCATGCAGATCGCGCTGAAACAAGCCAAAGCTGCCCGTATCCATATTCTGAATGTGATGGATCAGGCGATCAGCACTCACCGTGAAGAGCTGTCTGAACATGCTCCACGTATCTACACTTTAAAAATCAACCCGGAAAAAATCCGTGATGTGATTGGTAAAGGTGGTGCTGTGATCCGTCAGATCACTGAAGAATCTGGTACTACGATCGAAATCGAAGATGACGGTACAGTGAAAATCGCCGCGACTAACTCACAAGCTGCCAACATTGCCATCAACAAAATTGAAGCTATCACAGCTGAAATTGAAGTAGGTGCGGTGTATCAGGGGGAAGTAGTACGTATTGTTGACTTCGGTGCTTTCGTTAACGTTCTGCCAGGCAAAGACGGTTTAGTTCACATTTCACAAATCTCTGATGAGCGCGTGAGCAATGTAGCAGATCACTTAGCTATAGGTCAGAAAGTGGCTGTGAAAGTGATGGAAGTAGACAAGCAAGGTCGTGTGCGTTTAAGCATTAAAGAAGCTCAGGACAAGCCTGCAGCTGTTGAGTCTGCCGATGCTGTTGAAGCTCAGTAA
- the tpiA gene encoding triose-phosphate isomerase, protein MRQRKPLVVANWKMNGSLDLVQQMSDALSVLKQPLPDILICPPVIFLSYFPKHANYKLGAQNMSEQLVGAFTGEISADMLRTAGASHVIIGHSERRALYGELDSVISQKVKVAVDAGLTPILCVGETLQQREEEKTLQVLARQLDAVYAAQPHLLAHSVVSYEPIWAIGTGQTATPQQAQQVHQFIRQHLAQYDVQAADAVKIIYGGSVTAANCEALFAEADIDGALIGGASLKVADFSAICTMAKDS, encoded by the coding sequence ATGAGACAACGTAAGCCGTTAGTGGTCGCTAACTGGAAAATGAATGGTAGCCTGGATCTGGTGCAACAGATGTCAGATGCTCTGTCTGTGTTAAAACAACCTCTGCCTGATATTTTGATCTGCCCTCCGGTAATTTTTCTATCCTACTTTCCAAAACATGCCAATTATAAATTGGGTGCTCAGAATATGAGCGAACAGTTAGTGGGGGCCTTTACCGGTGAAATCTCTGCGGATATGCTACGAACCGCTGGTGCATCGCATGTGATCATTGGTCATTCAGAGCGCCGTGCTTTGTATGGTGAACTGGATTCTGTGATCAGCCAAAAAGTGAAAGTGGCCGTAGATGCTGGCCTGACGCCAATACTTTGTGTTGGTGAAACTTTGCAGCAAAGAGAAGAAGAAAAAACTTTGCAGGTTCTTGCACGGCAATTAGATGCGGTGTATGCTGCGCAGCCTCATTTACTGGCGCATTCTGTGGTAAGTTATGAACCGATTTGGGCTATAGGCACAGGTCAGACAGCAACACCGCAGCAAGCTCAGCAAGTGCATCAGTTCATACGCCAACATTTGGCGCAGTATGATGTACAGGCAGCAGATGCGGTGAAAATTATTTATGGCGGCAGTGTCACTGCTGCTAATTGTGAAGCCCTGTTTGCAGAGGCGGACATAGACGGCGCCCTTATTGGTGGCGCTAGTTTGAAAGTGGCAGATTTTTCTGCGATTTGCACAATGGCAAAGGATTCATAA
- the rimP gene encoding ribosome maturation factor RimP → MTKQEQQLTELLTPTVEAAGFELVGIEFVRAGRHSILRVYIDHQDGITVDHCATVSREVSALLDVEDPIPNEYFLEVSSPGLDRPLFTPAHFAKVVGQIIEVKLAIPQDGRRKFKGLLTQIEDDMLVVEVDGKLYRLLMDNVDKANVVPVF, encoded by the coding sequence TTGACTAAACAAGAACAGCAGTTAACTGAGCTGTTAACGCCAACAGTAGAAGCCGCAGGCTTTGAGCTGGTCGGCATAGAGTTCGTTCGTGCTGGACGTCACTCTATTCTGCGGGTTTATATTGACCATCAGGATGGCATTACTGTGGATCACTGCGCCACTGTAAGCCGTGAAGTGAGTGCGTTGCTTGATGTTGAAGACCCTATCCCGAATGAATATTTCCTTGAAGTGTCCTCTCCTGGTTTAGACCGCCCACTTTTTACTCCTGCTCATTTCGCCAAAGTTGTTGGCCAGATCATTGAAGTAAAATTGGCTATTCCGCAGGATGGACGCCGCAAATTTAAAGGCCTGCTGACACAAATCGAAGACGATATGTTAGTAGTGGAAGTGGATGGCAAACTCTATCGTTTGCTGATGGATAACGTAGATAAAGCGAACGTAGTGCCAGTGTTCTGA